From a single Populus trichocarpa isolate Nisqually-1 chromosome 17, P.trichocarpa_v4.1, whole genome shotgun sequence genomic region:
- the LOC7472521 gene encoding ankyrin repeat-containing protein At5g02620, protein MERQSSFNGRTMEKQQSFRGITNKQKVYEKQVSFQGIPNKQKVMEKHPSFHGVTENGSTSHGVMEKHPSFRGVEKGFRGFLEKQKSFRVVMERQLSFIGGGERKRPKDSPGKRGDSQIHLAARTGNLSRVREILQNSDGNDLKVLLATQNQDGETPLYAAAENGHAGVVAKMLEYMNLETASVAARNGYDPFHVAAKQGHLDVLTELLRVFPNLVMTTDLSCTTALHTAATQGHIDVVNLLLETDVNLVKIARNNGKTVLHSAARMGHLEIVRSLLSKDPSTGFRTDKKGQTALHMAVKGQNEEIVLELLKPDRTVMHVEDNKGNTALHIAVMKGRTQNVHCLLSVEGININAINKAGETPLDIAEKLGIQELVSILKKAGANNSKDCGKPPNAAKQLKQTVSDIKHDVQSQLQQTRQTGFRVQKIAKKLKKLHISGLNNAINNSTIVAVLIATVAFAAIFTVPGQYVEEKIEGAAIGQANVARNPAFLVFFVFDSLALFISLAVVVVQTSIVVIEQKAKKQLVFVINKLMWLACLFISAAFISLTYVVVGKNSRWLAIYATVIGGLIMLATIGSMCYCVVLHQMEESKLRNIRRETRPGSYSMSVESDQEILNSEYRRMYAL, encoded by the exons TGGGTCAACTTCTCATGGGGTGATGGAAAAACACCCcagttttcgtggagtagagaAGGGTTTTCGTGGATTTCTGGAGAAACAGAAGAGCTTTCGTGTGGTGATGGAGAGACAACTTAGTTTTATTGGTGGTGGTGAGAGGAAAAGGCCTAAAGATTCACCTGGAAAGCGAGGAGACTCACAAATTCATTTGGCAGCACGTACGGGGAATTTGAGTAGAGTTAGAGAGATTCTTCAGAATTCTGATGGTAATGACTTGAAGGTTCTGTTGGCAACGCAGAATCAAGACGGAGAAACTCCCCTTTATGCAGCAGCAGAGAATGGGCATGCTGGGGTTGTTGCTAAAATGCTGGAATATATGAACCTGGAGACTGCATCTGTTGCCGCTAGGAATGGGTATGATCCATTCCACGTGGCTGCAAAGCAGGGTCATCTTG ATGTCTTGACAGAACTTTTGCGTGTATTCCCCAACTTGGTCATGACAACAGATTTATCCTGTACAACTGCTCTACACACAGCTGCGACTCAAGGGCACATTGATGTGGTCAATCTTCTTTTAGAAACAGATGTAAATCTTGTTAAGATTGCCCGGAATAATGGTAAGACTGTCCTCCATTCAGCTGCAAGGATGGGGCACTTGGAAATTGTGAGGTCCCTCCTAAGTAAGGATCCAAGCACTGGTTTTAGAACGGATAAAAAAGGACAAACTGCACTGCACATGGCTGTGAAAGGGCAAAATGAGGAAATTGTGCTAGAATTGCTAAAACCTGACCGCACTGTTATGCATGTGGAAGACAATAAGGGAAACACGGCATTGCATATTGCAGTTATGAAAGGCCGTACTCAG AATGTGCATTGTCTGTTATCGGTTGAGGGTATTAACATCAATGCCATTAACAAAGCTGGAGAGACCCCACTTGACATTGCAGAAAAACTTGGAATTCAAGAGCTTGTCTCCATTTTAAAGAAAGCAGGGGCTAACAATTCCAAAGACTGTGGAAAGCCCCCAAATGCAGCAAAGCAACTAAAGCAGACTGTCAGTGACATAAAACATGATGTCCAGTCCCAGCTCCAACAGACCCGTCAAACTGGCTTCAGAGTGCAGAAAATCGCCAAGAAGCTGAAGAAGCTCCACATTAGTGGCCTCAACAATGCTATAAACAATTCGACTATTGTTGCAGTTCTCATTGCAACAGTTGCTTTTGCAGCCATTTTCACCGTCCCTGGCCAGTATGTTGAGGAGAAGATCGAGGGAGCTGCAATTGGGCAAGCCAATGTAGCAAGAAATCCTGCTTTCTTAGTCTTCTTTGTATTTGACAGCCTGGCATTATTCATCTCTCTGGCTGTCGTTGTGGTGCAAACATCTATTGTTGTGATTGAACAAAAGGCAAAGAAGCAGCTTGTGTTTGTTATTAACAAACTCATGTGGCTTGCTTGCCTCTTCATTTCAGCAGCCTTTATTTCTCTTACTTATGTGGTGGTGGGTAAGAATTCCAGGTGGCTTGCTATCTATGCAACAGTCATTGGTGGCTTAATCATGCTCGCTACGATCGGCTCCATGTGCTACTGTGTCGTTTTACATCAGATGGAAGAATCAAAGTTAAGGAATATAAGGAGGGAAACTCGGCCTGGTTCTTATTCTATGTCTGTGGAATCAGATCAAGAGATTTTGAACAGCGAATATAGGAG